Below is a genomic region from Triticum dicoccoides isolate Atlit2015 ecotype Zavitan chromosome 5A, WEW_v2.0, whole genome shotgun sequence.
gtggaataaggaaatatttctcaattatggaggtgacaaaaggttcgtcgtaaaaagttacgtcgatgcaagttttgacacagatctgggtgactctaagtcttgatctagatacatattgaaagtgggagcaattagctagagtagctccgtgcagagcattgtagacatagaattcgcaaaatacttatggatctatatgtgacagacccgttgactaatattatctcacaagcaaaacatgatcacaccttagtactctttgggtgttaatcacataaacgatgtgaaactagattattgactctagtaaaccctttgggtataggtcatatgacgatgtgaactatgggtgttaatcacatggtgatgtgaactattagtgttgaatcacatggcggtgtgaactagattattgactctagtgcaagtgggagactaaaggaaatatgccctaaaggcaataataaagttattatttatttccttatatcatcataaatgtttatcattcatgctagaattgtattaaccagaaacataatacatgtgtgaatacatagacaaacagagtgtcactagtatgcatctacttgactagctcgttaatcaaagatgattatgtttcctaaccacggacaaagagttgttatttgattaacgggatcacatcattagatgaatgatctgattgacatgacccattccattagcttagcacccgatcgtttagtatgttgctattgctttcttcatgacttatacatgttcctatgactatgagattatgcaactcccgtttgccggaggaacactttgtgtgctaccaaacgtcacaacgtaactgggtgattataaaggagctctacaggtgtctccaaaggtacatgttgggtaaatgttataaaggagctctacatgtatttcgagattaggatttgtcactccgattgtcggagaggtatctctgggccctctcggtaatgcacatcacataagccttgcaagcattgcaactaatgagttagttgtgagatgatgtattacggaacaagtaaagagacttgccggtaacgagaatgaactaggtattaagataccgacgatcgaatctcgggcaagtaacataccgatgacaaagggaacaacgtatgctgttatgcggtctgaccaataaatatcttcgtagaatatgtaggagccaatatgagcatccaggttccgctattggttattgaccggagacgtgtctcggtcatgtctacattgttctcgaacccgtagggtccgcacgcttaaggtttcgatgacagttatattatgagtttatgagttttgatgtattgaaggagttcagagtcccggatgagatcggggacatgacgaggagtctcgaaatggtcgagacgtaaagatcgatatattggacgactatattcggacatcggaaaggttctgagtggtttgggtatttttcggagtaccagagagttacgggaatacgtattgggccttgttgggccatacgggaaagaagaaaaagggcctcaagggtggccgcacccctccccttggtctggtccgaattggactagggaagggggacgcccccttccttccttctccttttcccttcctcttttcctattccatatgggaggtggaatcctactaggactagggagtcctagtaggactccacacttggcgcgccccctcctagggccggcctcctcctcccttgctcctttatatacgggggcaggggggcacctttagacacacaagttgatccacgtgatcatattcttagtcgtgtgcggcgcgccctgccaccatagtcctcgataatattgtagcggtgcttagtcgaagccctgcgatagtagtacatcaagatcgtcaccacgccgtcgtgctgacggaactcttccccgacactttgctggatcggagttcggggatcgtcatcgagctgaacgtgtgctaaaacttggaggtgtcgtagtttcggtgcttgatcggtcgggccgtgaagacatacgactacatcaaccgcgttgtcataacgcttccgctgtcgatctacaagggtacgtagattacactctcccctctcgttgctatgcatcaccatgatcttgcgtgtgcgtaggaatttttttgaaattactacgttccccaacaaaattaaGGTCTagggttttgataacccacaagtatagaggatcacaaTGGTTtttgagggtagaatattcaatccaaatttatagatttgacacaaggggagccaaagaatatccgAGCAGGAGAGAAGCATACTGAAGTCTGGATTATTCTCCTCCCACCGGCCAGTTGAGggttggagtcgccggccggcGCCGTCGTCACGCGTCAGCTAAGTTAAATAATTGGGAATCGCCCGACTGGCTGGTTCGTACGGGTGGGCTGCTCTTAGTGCTTTGCCATTTAGCCTTCAGATTGTTGCCTGCTTAACTACTTGTGGGATGTATAAGCACAAAAAACTGTGCAAAAAAATTACAAATGAAATataatattttaaaaaatgttcatcaccaTACAAATGATACCCTTTTAAAAAATATTCTCGATTTTAAAAAACACCTCAAAATAAAAAATATCCGTGCTTTCTGAACAATTAAAAAGTACTTTCATCTGATGAAATGAAAGTGCGGAGCTGAAATAGGTATGATGAACATTGTTAGGGTACATCCAATTTTCTTGGTCCAAAAAAAATACTCAGTGTAATCTTATTTTTGACATTTGCAAAATTAGGagtaaaaaatgttgcataatggcACATAAAGCAGGTTTTAATTTTCTGCCCCGAGATCTCCTTTCGTGTCCTttcatttgttctttcttttcttttcctggTCGCTGGGGGTTGAAGGGTATGCAAAACTTAATTAGGCACTGTAGAGTTGGCTGTGCGATAGGGGAAAATGACTTTGATGCTTAGCTTGGGTGTTTGCTTAGTATGCTTAGGCCTGGTACAATGTGAGGTGCTTAGgagaggtgcttagaaaaataaaccagactttccttaagcaccggtgcttatttgtacaaggtagacgcttaactaagcgtctctcctatagaaataggcaccggtgcttcagaaaaactcgatttatttttctaagcacctctcTAAGCACCTTTCATTATACAAGGCCTTAGAGTTGGCTGTTTGCTTAGTATGCTTAAGAATTGGTGTGGTCCATGTCTGGTCTGTACCGCCCTGTTTTGGTGTTAGGTTGATTTTCCATCAGACGTGTCGAGCTGTTGTCGCTGGTTTATAATGCATTGGGTTGCTGTAGgctatacctggccatacctcgggccgggccAACCCAGGCctgagcccggcccggcccggccgtcGGGCCTGTTTTCTGGGCCCGAGCCCAGCCCGAACACGTAAAAATCCatcgggcttcgggccggcccggcccgtcctccagaaaatgcaaaaatgatgggcccgggcccggcccggcccggccttcgggctcaaaatctaggcccgagcccggcctggGAGTGgcgtcgggccgggctgcccatggccaggagTGCTGTAGGCTGGGTGCACAAGATTTTGTAGACCAAAACATGTCAAAAGCTAATTCGGACGAGTCTTTTGCAAATAATTTTCATCTTCAGACATGCCTTGAGTACaatatttaattattttataagaATCAATTTAACTTTGTATTGTTGCAGCTTCATTATATATGCACTTACCAGGGCATCTAAAGGTTCAACAATGCAAAAACCACCATCAGTCTTGGCTACATTGACATCAGAAGAAAGATAATGATGAATCATGAACTTCATATAATCCTCAGCCTAGATTGCATGCtccttattttaaaaatatttcttTAATGGCTGTCAAAATGGTATGCGCGAGCAAGAACCGCAGTATCAATGCGAAGACTTGAGAAAGAAGGTAGTGCTATTGAGCTTACAAGTTACATTTTTTATGTGTAACATAGTTCTTTTATAGTAAAATTTGATCTCTCTACTGGGTATGGCTTTCTACATGGCATTCGGTCTAATCTGCCAAATCTCTCCCATGCATAAATGATTTTTTTAAAGTATAGCACTGAAATGATTCACCCATGACATGTTATTGAAATTGATTTGTACTACTAATTATTCAGAACACAAGTGCTAGATTTTGTAGTTTGAAAATATGATAATAATGCCGAGAGAAGAGAGCATGCGTACAATCCATGAACATGATGTGCAACAAGAGATGGTATGACTTCTTTAGACAACCATCTTgatccttcttttttttcttataaTATTGTCAACCATTGAGATTGTGGTGCGGAAGGTCGCGGGCGCTAGAGATTGTGGCACAATTTCGAGCGTtggccggcggcggaggcggcgactcgGGTAGGGGGCGACGAGCAAAATATTTCAAAAGCGCgtgacaacgcacgggcattctactagttaaATATTTTAAAAACCCGTGaccacgcacgggcattctactagtcaaAATATTTTAAAAGCTCATGACAACGCACGCGCGTTCCCAGGACGTAAATTTCTTGTATCCGGTGAATCCATTCAAAACAACACGAAGATGATCTACCTTCAACATAGATTCAGAGTTGCATTTGTCATCCTTGTTTTCAGTGCTTGAGTCATCTCCTTGAGTGCAATAATATCTCAAATCTCTTTTACATTTTGCTGTAGCACTTGCTGAATGACCTGACTTGTACGACATACTTTAGCACTAGAACGTAAATGAAGacaataataaataataaataagTTTACTTCCAAATACAAGTGAATCAATATATAAAGTCTTTTCCGGCTATAGCAGTAGGTAGTATTGACAAACTTAAATACACACTCTTTCTATATGTAGACTTCTTATTAAGTTTCTACTTTTTTTCATAAACTTAAATAATGTTTGATATACATATTTTAAATTTACATCCTTCAAGTAGTTCagaatttattttcaaatttcttctAAAGGTACAAGACAATAATGTGTGCTATAAGGTTTTCTCTAATTAACTAACATAACCGTGTAAGTTTTAATGTTCCGAACGTACATACTTTTCAAGTTTTTAAACTTTTTAATTCCTGATATATACAATTGAGTCCTAGATTCGTAAACCTCAGGCTTACCATATTATTTATTGTTCTACGATCTATGCCAATTTTTTTATTCCAAGAAAATTGCCTAAGGCAGAGCTTTGAGATGTTCAAGAAGGAGAAAGTGGACAAAAGAGTTAAAGAAGAAAGGATCAAATATCCAACAAACTTATGTCGACACTGTGCTTACGAAAGCATTGGAAGAACAGCAAGCACACGGTCGACACTGTGCTTACAAAAACATTGGAAGAACAACACGCACACAGCGAAATACATGATTGACTACCCGTGCTGCTGACTATATGCAATACTTCGCCTTGTGCCTTCAGTCCTTGCAATACTAGCTTCAATCTGTTCTCCTCTACAGCGATGCTTCTTGAACAACAGTTCTAAGAAAGGAAGTGTTGTAAGAAGTGAAGCGGATAGTACTTCCAGAGAACAATGAGATAGAAGATCAGAAGGAACACTTTAAGGACAACAATAACGTTTAGTACCCACTTATTACAGGAACTCTTCATCGAAATATCTATGTCTTAGAAACGGGAACCACAAGAAAACATATACTTCCTCTGTTTTCAAATATACGTTTTTTTATAGATTTTAATACGGATTATATACAGATATATATATGGACATATTTTAGATTATAGTTTCATTCctcttgctccgtatgtagtctaacAGAGGGTGTAATACTTTAGTTTTATAACGAGAATACAGATATATGAGACAACATACGCTTGGTAATACAAGAAATAAGCCCCGACTATGCGAATCTTGGCGCAGATCAATGGGCTCACAAACCGCATGCCTCCGCAGTCCGCACTTGCTTGTCTTAAATCCTCTCCTCCCGCGCCTCTGTAGGACAATATTCGAAGACGAACTTAACAAAGCCGCTTGCCACATTCGAATGGGCAGTCCAGTCCTCCTCCTACGTCGCCGGCGCTGCGCCCATGGAGTGACCGCGACGGATCGACGAGCAGCGGCCAGTCTCTTGGCGCCATGCGTCACCAGAGCGAGAGGGCCATCGATCATCTGCTCGAGCGCAGCGCAGGCAGCAGCCAACAACAGTGTCTCTCGTTGCCATGCGCCGCGGCACCGTCTCACCCACGAAACGAATACCTATGCGCGCGTGCGTACACGCAGCAGGGCAGGGCACAGTCCAGCCCAGCTTTCCCCCGTGTCAAATGGAGCCAAGCCTCCGCGACTGCACGAGGCGGGCGAAGGAATCGTTGCCGCTGGCGCTGGCTCGCCGCAGCGGCGCGCAtgtgccggccggccggccggttgCGGCAGAGAGCAGCAGCAGAGagtgggagagggtgagggagagggagaggtcggAGGCCGTGATGGCATCCTGACCGGGCCGGCTCGCCCTGGGTAAGCGTGCTGCGCAGCGCAGCGCAGGATGGTTACAAAACACCATAAATGCCCGCCATTAATACCAGAAGGTGTCTGTGCCCCCCACCCAACCCAGCCTCACTGATCCACTCTACCCCTAGCTGGACTGCCGGAGCGAGGGAGGGTGGAGCCGAGCACCGCAGACGCACAGATACAGAGGTTGTATACAGAGGCACagtagagagtgtgtgtgtgtgtgagagagaggtctGTACCCTCACTTAAACACTCTCGCCTACCCGGGCTCGACCCCCCTCCTCCCTTCTTCTCCCTCGCCAAGAACACCGCCGCAGCCACCACGATCGATCTGTTTCTCTGTCTCCCGTGCGCGTCTGGAGCGGCGGCTGGGGTGGGCGCCATGATCCtatgaaggagaaggagaaggagaaggagaaggagaaggaggaggaggaggagaggggataGATAGGTGGCTGCGTGACAAAGGGGCCGGATCGATGTACAAGAACCAGCTGCAGGAGCTGGCGCAGAGGAGCTGCTTCAGCCTGCCGTCGTACGTGTGCACGCGGGAGGGGCCCGACCATGCGCCCCGCTTCAAGGCCACCGTCACCTTCAACGGCGAGACCTTCCACGGGCCCACCTGCTGCACCACGCTCCGCCAGGCCGAGCACGCCGCCGCCGAGGTCGCGCTCGCCCGCCTCTCCACCCGCGGGCCATCCACCTACCTCACCGCCAGAGTCCTCGTAAgctgcttcttctccttctcctcctcgatGCGCTTGCTTGCTCTGCATGTCTCGCTGGTGCGAATGGTCAATGGTGTGCTCAAAGCTCAACTGTGTTGGTCGGTGTGTCGTTGACGCCAATGGCGTGCAGGACGAGACCGGGGTGTACAAGAACCTGCTGCAGGAGACGGCGCACCGGGCGGGGCTGAAGCTGCCGGCCTACACCACcgtgcgctccggcccgggccactCGCCCGTCTTCGCCTCCAGCGTCGAGCTCGCCGGCCTCAGCTTCGCCGGCGACGCCGCCAGGACCAAGAAGCAGGCGGAGAAGAACGCCGCCATGACCGCCTGGTACGCCCTGAAGCAGAGTAAGCAACTCACCACGGCCCTCCCGAATCTCAATACCACCGGATCTTTGTAGATCACAGCTAACCAATGATGTTACGGCTCCTGCTGCAGTGCCGGAGGCGCGCAAGGAGCCCGGCAACGGCTGCGGCGGCGAGGAGCAGGAGCACGTGGTCGTCGCCAGAGTGCTCGCCGCCTTGAAGCAGCGTTGCGACGGCAATGCGGCGTCGAAGCAGCACTGCCTCGCCggctcatcttcttcctctgctccgaaCCCGTCGCTCTACAGACACCAATGGCTGCCTCTGAGCTCCCATGCCGCACACCCGAGGACGCGCCACGTGCAGCCGCAGTCGCAGCCGGCCGGCCCCAGGATACTGCCCCCGCTGCACATGCTGCAGCGACCGGCGCCGTCCACCTCCCGTCACGGCGCCGAGCTGGAGCGGCAGAGGAGGATCGATGCGGCCGAGCTGGTGCAGATGCTGGAGAGGGCCATGGTGACCAACAGAGAAGAGGCAATGCCGTCGGCGCCGTGCTACTACCCGCACGTCCCGGCGTACCACCACGCCGGCGCGGCGCCAAGATACTTCGCCGCGGGCGGGTTCCACTCGCCGGCGATGGCGGTGAGCGTGCGGTCGGTGATCCCCGTGTGCTCCGCGCCGCCGCAGCCGGCCGCGGCCACCaaggatgacgatgacgatgaccgGAACGACAACCCGGCAGCACCTGCAGAGCACTAGGCGGCGAGGCGTGAGCTCGCAGCCGCCAGCTTTTGAAGATGAAGAGGACGAGGTTCAGTAGCTATATATGATCAGATCAGTCTTGGTTCTAGGAAGGGAATTTTGATCGCAAGTTGCTGTGTCTAAGCTTGTGTAAGTGACCACCTTCTGCCCGCTCTTCCTTTCTTGAAACCGCTAGGTGGTTTAGATGGAGATGGACATATTATGAATATAGCTCCTACTAGGGCTTCCTTGAGTAGAAGCCATGATCGATCCTTGCTGTGTCTGTCAAACAGCTAGCTCATCACCATTTTCTTTGGCTCCGGTTACGCATGTGTGTCCCGTGGTTCGAGTTCGTTGCTCGATCAGTCCATCCATCCATTTCCATCAATTTTAACAGCGTCAGAAACCAAGTAGGAGTATAAACTTGAGGGCTTCTGATCCGGTCCGATCGAAAAGCCAGGGCCATACAACCGCACTGACACAAGGCTAACCGATGGGATATGTGATGGCCCATCGCTGGATTCTGCAGCGCATCAATTAAGCAGCCGTGCAATGCATTGCTGCTTTGACTCCGTTCACGCGCGCATGAATGAGGGCACTGTTGCAAGCACGCATCCGAGGGAGACGAGACGACCGATCGGGCCGAGTGAAAGCAGCGGCCGTACGTACTCGTCGACATCCTCATCAGGAGTTACGCGCGCGTGCAGGAAGCTGCTTGCTGGTGCTTGGCAAGGCGATCTGCTTCCTGATCATGCACGCTGGAGGCATTCATGGAAGGAGGCGGGTACGCTACCACAGATCTCGCACGCTGGGAGCCTTCATGGCGGCCGACCCTGACCGGCGAGCGAGCAGACGGGACGGCGCCATGACGCCACGGAGAGAAGAAGTGGGGTTGCTGCCATGGCAAGGCACGGGGGGCCGGGGCCGGCCGTGAAGGAAGAGGGACGACGAGAGAGGGCTGTGTGGTGTGGTCACGCCTCACGCATACAGAAACACAGAGCAGAGACACTACTGTATTTCTTGAGCTGTGGACATTAATTAATTGGCATGGCGCAGACATTTATGGCCTTACGAGGGAGGAGATGAGATTAGATGGGTGGCAGGCATGGTTTAATGGAGGCCAGTGGCCGTTTAGTGGGCACTGTCTTGCTCCATCAATGCCCCCATCACTCGCTCCACTCCATCAGTAGGAGCATTGCTGCTAGTATAGTCCACACGATAAAACAGGAGGAGAAACTACTGTAGTAGTACGTACGTCGAATTTGGTCGAGCCTCACATTTACCCTGGGAAGGAATCTTGCCAAGGGGCCATGGTGTAGCTTCTGCAGGAGAGAGCAGCAGCGGTGCTGGATGGACCCGGACACCCGAGGTCCATCCAGCGACGCTTGGTTCAGAGCAGGGAAAAACGTTTGCGTAAATGTGAACCAGCAAGACTGGATTCACGGCAGGACCGGCCGGAGCACGATCTATCTAGCTAGAGAGGAGCACGTCGCGTACGTGTGGCTTAAGCCAAGCGTCGCCCCGGCCGTTGAAGAAACGCCGCCCCAGGCCCCAACATCTGTTCGCGGGCGGCAGCCGGCAGGCCTACGGCGTCGACGCCCGGCCGGATGTCCGCGTGATCCTGGCGTCGGCGCGCGTGCCGTGATGATGAGCACCCATCTCACGCACGCTCGCGGCGGCCGATGCCCCGTCGACCTCGTGCGAATCGCCGTGCAGGAAGGATCGGTCCATGGATGCGCGCGTGCAGCCGGGCACGTGCGCGCTGGCCGGGCGCTTGGATCGGCGCGCACTCGCGCGCGTAGTCAACCGCGCCGGCCATTTATGCCTGTGTTTCTCGGCGCGCAAGCGGTTGCGCGGCGACGTGGGCTGTGACCGATCGGTCGCCCTATTTAAGGCGGCCTTGACGGAGGGGGCACCTGGCAGCCTGCCCCGACGACGACGGACGGGCCGACAGAGGTCGATCCTCCACCGTGCGAGCGGAGCCAACGGCTGGCGTAGTATGTATCCGAGCGCGGC
It encodes:
- the LOC119302221 gene encoding double-stranded RNA-binding protein 3-like isoform X1, which produces MYKNQLQELAQRSCFSLPSYVCTREGPDHAPRFKATVTFNGETFHGPTCCTTLRQAEHAAAEVALARLSTRGPSTYLTARVLDETGVYKNLLQETAHRAGLKLPAYTTVRSGPGHSPVFASSVELAGLSFAGDAARTKKQAEKNAAMTAWYALKQMPEARKEPGNGCGGEEQEHVVVARVLAALKQRCDGNAASKQHCLAGSSSSSAPNPSLYRHQWLPLSSHAAHPRTRHVQPQSQPAGPRILPPLHMLQRPAPSTSRHGAELERQRRIDAAELVQMLERAMVTNREEAMPSAPCYYPHVPAYHHAGAAPRYFAAGGFHSPAMAVSVRSVIPVCSAPPQPAAATKDDDDDDRNDNPAAPAEH
- the LOC119302221 gene encoding double-stranded RNA-binding protein 5-like isoform X2 — encoded protein: MYKNQLQELAQRSCFSLPSYVCTREGPDHAPRFKATVTFNGETFHGPTCCTTLRQAEHAAAEVALARLSTRGPSTYLTARVLDETGVYKNLLQETAHRAGLKLPAYTTVRSGPGHSPVFASSVELAGLSFAGDAARTKKQAEKNAAMTACAGGAQGARQRLRRRGAGARGRRQSARRLEAALRRQCGVEAALPRRLIFFLCSEPVALQTPMAASELPCRTPEDAPRAAAVAAGRPQDTAPAAHAAATGAVHLPSRRRAGAAEEDRCGRAGADAGEGHGDQQRRGNAVGAVLLPARPGVPPRRRGAKILRRGRVPLAGDGGERAVGDPRVLRAAAAGRGHQG